From the Verrucomicrobiota bacterium genome, the window CATGACTCAAACATGGCGCAATCTCAGAAGCCTGTCTATACGAAACTTTATGTGTTACATGGTACTAGTGTCCCTTTTAAATAAATATTCATGCATGGGATGCCACATCATTGATGGGAAAGGGATTGGAATAACTGGTCCGGCGATAAACCGATTTGAACTAGGAAATCATCTATTGAAACGACTCGGATCGAAGGAGTATGCCGAACAATTAGACAAAGTGGATCAACTCACAATCGAACCGTTCATAAGCCAATCGCAGTCAAGAAACACTATTCGTAACGCCTCAGGAAAAGTAAAAGTCAGGCAATGGCTAATTCACCGTTTAAAGGAACCACGCTTTGATCAGAAAGAAAGTCTCATGCCCAATATGAGCATCACGGACAAGGATGCCGAAATCCTGGCGGATTGGTTATTACCAGACTTGTCCCATCGATTTTCCCATAAGCTCAAAGAAAACGTGAAAGAAATGTTACCTCGACCAGGTAAAAAATATTTTCTTATCTCCTTCGTTCTTGGATGCATCGCCGGAGCGATTTTGCTCACTCTTTTCTCACGAATATTCAGAAAACGAAAACTCAGGCGATCCGAATAAACAAGTAGAGGATCCAAACTATTTAGTAACAACCATGATGCCTCGCATGAGCAAATGGTGACCAGGAAAGGTACAAACAAACTCATAAGTTCCTCGTTTCTTGGGCGCGGAAAAAACGAGGGTTTCCTCCTCACCGTAATTAACCAACCCGCTGGCGATAATAATCCGGTCATCCTCAGGTACAAAGTTCCTGGCGAAACTTTCGGTACCCAAATCGAGTGCGGCAGTCGCAATAGCATCCGCGGATTCAGGCTCAACAAAAACGATATTATGAGGCATAAAATCAGGGTTGGAGAATGTTAGCTCGATCTTTTTCCCCGCTTTTACGCTAAATTCCGTAAAGTCGTATTGCATCTTTTCGACCACTGTTGCGATGCGGATTCTGAGTAATGAATCCGTCTCCGAAATAATACCGGATTTCTGCATAACCGCCTCTGGATTTTCAACGACGACCGCCTGCATACTTCCGGTCGGGCTCATATGGTACCAAAAGTGATAAACCGTCTTGGCCGCATTGCGAGCGTGTGCTTCGGGCGATTGGAGTAAGCTCGTCAGCAATGAATGATCGCGAACATCGTGGCGCTGGTGCAACCAAAGTGCCTCCAGCAAATGGTGAGCATCTTCCCCTTTGGTTGGATCAAATTTCTTCATCCATTGTTTGCAAGCTGCCACGACCGCTTCAGAATTGCGGGAACTGAGTTCTATGCGCGTGCGGTAGCGGATTCCATTGACGGGATGTTCAAGGTTTTGCATCAGTTGCTCCAAAGAGGCTCCCACAATATCAACCGGCTCCTGTAATGGACGGTCCTTGACAGTCATGCGGTAAATGCGACCCCGTTCATGGTCGCGATTGGGGTCGCGCACATTGTGCTGCATATGCCCGATTATAACGTTGTGCCAGTCCGCAATATAGAGCGCGCCATCAGCGCCAAACTCAATATCGGAAGGACGGAAATTTTTATCGGAACTAACAAGCAGGTCTTCCGCTTCGTTTCCCCAAACCTCGCCGTGGTTAAGCATCAAGGTAACTTCCTTAGCCTTGTCACGTTTTCCTTGAATCGTAGTAACCGTGGCACCGATACGATCCAGATTGTAGCGTTTGATCCCGAGAAATCCGATAGCATTGCATATTAAAAAATCGTTTTGCATATCCTCTGGAAAATGCGTGCTCGAAAGAATGCCACTTGCCGGAACGGGCCGAACAGTATTAGTCAATAGTTGCTGCATTTTGAAACCCTGCACGTCAGGAACAACCTGAAATGCCCGACCGCCCGTGCCATCCGTTGCATAATGGTAGCCCCAATAATCGAAACTGATGCCATGCGGATTTGGACGGTTGGGAGCATGGAAATTGACCGTGAATCGACGAGGATCAAAACGAAACATACCGGCCTCGCCAGTATACAACGCATTCCCGTAAGGGTTCTCAATATTGTTCACCAGGAAAATACCGCTCTGCCAATAGAGCCCCCCGTCCGGTCCAAAAACAAATGCATTCGCCGCGTGGTGAGTATCTGCAGAACCGATACCGTGCAGCATAACGATGCGGACATCCGCCACGTCGTCTCCATCGGTATCTTTCAGAAACAGAATATCCGGTTGCGAGGCAACGAGCACACCTCCGTTCCAAAATTCAAACCCGGTTGGATTCTGTACCTTCGCAAAAGTAATCGCCTTATCGGCGACTCCATCACCATCCTCGTCGGGAAATATGAGCAAAGCGTCGTCCATGGAGGTAAGTGGCTCCCACTTCGGATAATTTTTCCAAACGGCAGCCCAGAGTCTTCCTCTGGGATCGACCGCCATTTGCACAGGATTCACCAACTCTGGAAACATCTTTTCATCCGCAAAAAGATTCACTTCAAAACCATCAGGAACCGTAAGTTTCTCCAGGCCTTCTGCCCCGCTGAGGTATCCCAAAGAACCTTCTTTTGCGGCATTGGAACTTTTGCTCCCGCCACCCACGTTGGAGATAACGCTCACAGGAGAAGGGACGTTGCTATCGTCTACCTTAATATCATGACCTTTGGCTCGTGCCCAAATCTGCTTGTCCCGGTTTGCTGTCATTACATCAAACATGACCAATTCATTTTGAAGAACCTCACGATTAGTCTGATTGTTCACAAAGGTGAGGGTTGACCTTCCGCCCCAAACGTCGTTGCCATCGGTGGCACGATAGCGGTTAAACCAGTGATGGCTCTTATCCAGAACGGACTCACGCAGTGTTTCCAAATCCGCATTTGCATTTACGTTCTTTCCCGTCAGCTCCTTGACAATGACCTCCGCAACAAGCCGGTTACCCTCTTCGGTCAGATGGATTCCGTTAATGGTAAGCGCTTCATCGGTTTTCTTATACAATTCCTCAGAAGCTGAAAATAGATCGATATAAACCACATTCTTTAGTGTCGCGACTTTCTCGATGGATTTGGAATACAATGAGAGTCGACGGTTGTTCTCCTTCCCGTCAGGTAAATTACGATCTTCTAAATCCTCATGCGCAATGGGCGAAAACAACACCAGACGAGGTTCAGATCGGCCATTGGGCTTGAGATTGCGATACCGATCGATCGCTTCAGTGAGGTCCTTTTCAAACGCTGCCAGCCCATCGTTTCCAGCAAACGACTCATTGTATCCGAACAGGATGAACAGTACATCCGTTTCGCACAATTTAAGGTATTCTTCCTCCGGAGTAAATCCCTTGCTGCGAGGACGCTTTTTAATCGTATCGCCAGGAAAGGCCATATTACGAAACACGAGTTCATGGTCCGCAAACTCACTGTGAAGCAGTGTTTCCATCCACCCGTCGTGCTGCATGCGTTCAGCCAGGGAATTGCCGACAATACTTATATGGTCACCTTTCCCGAATTGAAAATTAGCACCTATCGCATTTCCAGATAGACCGACAACGGCGAGCAGGAGACCTAGCCTCACTATTTTTGGAACATAAGAATTCATCATAGTCATGAGTAATGGTTGAGCTTGATAGTTCAGTCAGTGTATTAGCTCTGCAAGGAAGATTGAAAATCAGTCCTGATTCAATTGAGAACTTTGGAAACTTTCCGGAAACTCAAAGTGGCTATAAGTCCCATGGCGGCAAATATGACAACATGGCAACAACCCCGATAACGGCAAAGGCCGAGCCTAGCTGCAGATTGGTTAACTCAAACACATCGAGAAAGGTGGGTCTAAAAATACGGGTTAGAACAAACGGTAGAATAAAAATGCATTCACCGGATATGACCAAGCCAACATCACGACAGACCGTTTGAAAGTAATGCCGGTCGTTTTTGACTCTTCCGTCATTCACCAATGGCAAGCAGGGAGTGCTGAGTTCTGAAATATAATGTTCCTTGTGCGATAGCGGGTGTCGCCAGGCAATTGTCACCCAGATCATTGATGGAGATTTCATCGTAAGCATCTCCCACCTTCAACACCCAGACTTTTCCAAATTCGCTGGTAACATAAATATGATTTCCATCAGACACGGGAGACGCGGTGAAGCCATTATCCTTTAGCCGCTCACTGAACAGAATCTCGCCGTCAATTGGATTAAAGCAGGTCAATGCTCCTCGATCATCGCAGCCATACAAATGGTCACCGATCAAAATAGGTGTCTGCATGTAATTGCCTCTACGATGATGTACCCAGGAAATGGCTTCGTTCGTG encodes:
- a CDS encoding GDSL-type esterase/lipase family protein; the protein is MMNSYVPKIVRLGLLLAVVGLSGNAIGANFQFGKGDHISIVGNSLAERMQHDGWMETLLHSEFADHELVFRNMAFPGDTIKKRPRSKGFTPEEEYLKLCETDVLFILFGYNESFAGNDGLAAFEKDLTEAIDRYRNLKPNGRSEPRLVLFSPIAHEDLEDRNLPDGKENNRRLSLYSKSIEKVATLKNVVYIDLFSASEELYKKTDEALTINGIHLTEEGNRLVAEVIVKELTGKNVNANADLETLRESVLDKSHHWFNRYRATDGNDVWGGRSTLTFVNNQTNREVLQNELVMFDVMTANRDKQIWARAKGHDIKVDDSNVPSPVSVISNVGGGSKSSNAAKEGSLGYLSGAEGLEKLTVPDGFEVNLFADEKMFPELVNPVQMAVDPRGRLWAAVWKNYPKWEPLTSMDDALLIFPDEDGDGVADKAITFAKVQNPTGFEFWNGGVLVASQPDILFLKDTDGDDVADVRIVMLHGIGSADTHHAANAFVFGPDGGLYWQSGIFLVNNIENPYGNALYTGEAGMFRFDPRRFTVNFHAPNRPNPHGISFDYWGYHYATDGTGGRAFQVVPDVQGFKMQQLLTNTVRPVPASGILSSTHFPEDMQNDFLICNAIGFLGIKRYNLDRIGATVTTIQGKRDKAKEVTLMLNHGEVWGNEAEDLLVSSDKNFRPSDIEFGADGALYIADWHNVIIGHMQHNVRDPNRDHERGRIYRMTVKDRPLQEPVDIVGASLEQLMQNLEHPVNGIRYRTRIELSSRNSEAVVAACKQWMKKFDPTKGEDAHHLLEALWLHQRHDVRDHSLLTSLLQSPEAHARNAAKTVYHFWYHMSPTGSMQAVVVENPEAVMQKSGIISETDSLLRIRIATVVEKMQYDFTEFSVKAGKKIELTFSNPDFMPHNIVFVEPESADAIATAALDLGTESFARNFVPEDDRIIIASGLVNYGEEETLVFSAPKKRGTYEFVCTFPGHHLLMRGIMVVTK